From one Rhizobium sp. CIAT894 genomic stretch:
- the iolC gene encoding 5-dehydro-2-deoxygluconokinase: MVQSNPGSQPEPALDVITIGRSSVDLYGQQIGSRLEDIGSFAKSVGGCPANIAIGTARLGLKSGLITRVGDEQMGRFIREQSAREGVATQGIVTDKERLTALVLLAVEAEGVSPMIFYRSDCADMALDEGDIDEDFIKSSRAVLVSGTHFSRPNTEAAQRKAIRIAKANGRKVIFDIDYRPNLWGLAGHAEGFERYVKSDRVSSKMKETLPDCDLIVGTEEEILIASGADDVLGALKEIRRLSPATIVLKRGAMGCIVYDGPIADDLEAGIIGQGFPIEVFNVLGAGDAFMSGFLRGFLRDEPLKTCATWANACGAFAVSRLLCSPEYPTWAELDFFLKNGSKHRALRKDEAINHIHWASTRRGEVPLLMALAIDHRSQLVSVADELGVGHDKIVAFKRLAVAAAARVSNGRDGYGMLIDERFGRDAFFDAATKNFSWIGRPVELPGSKPLRFEFSQDIGSQLVEWPLGHCIKCLCFYHPDDPAELKTEQQEKLRTLFEASRKVGRELLVEIIAGKNGPLTDDTISTALEELYALGIKPDWWKLEPQASTAAWKKIDAVIAKNDPWCRGIVLLGLEAPADELISCFEATLAAPSVKGFAVGRTIFADPARAWLSGTMNDEEAIADMAGRFRQLTEAWLKTRGLQ; this comes from the coding sequence ATGGTACAATCGAATCCGGGATCACAGCCGGAGCCGGCGCTTGATGTAATCACCATCGGCCGTTCCTCGGTCGATCTTTACGGTCAGCAGATCGGTTCGCGGCTGGAGGACATCGGCTCCTTTGCCAAATCCGTCGGCGGCTGCCCGGCCAATATCGCCATCGGCACGGCGCGACTCGGCCTCAAATCCGGTCTCATCACCCGCGTCGGCGACGAGCAGATGGGACGCTTCATCCGCGAGCAGTCGGCGCGCGAAGGCGTGGCGACGCAAGGCATCGTCACCGACAAGGAACGGCTGACGGCACTGGTGCTGCTGGCGGTCGAGGCCGAAGGCGTGTCGCCGATGATCTTCTACCGGTCGGATTGTGCCGACATGGCGCTCGATGAAGGCGATATCGACGAAGATTTCATCAAGTCATCGCGCGCCGTTCTCGTTTCCGGCACGCATTTTTCGCGACCGAACACCGAGGCCGCGCAGCGCAAGGCGATCCGCATCGCCAAGGCAAACGGCCGCAAGGTGATCTTCGACATCGACTACCGGCCGAACCTCTGGGGCCTTGCCGGCCATGCCGAAGGCTTCGAACGCTACGTGAAATCCGACCGGGTTTCCTCGAAGATGAAAGAAACGCTGCCGGATTGCGATCTCATCGTCGGCACCGAAGAGGAAATCCTGATCGCATCAGGCGCCGACGACGTGCTCGGCGCACTGAAGGAGATTCGCCGCCTGTCGCCGGCGACGATCGTGCTCAAGCGCGGCGCCATGGGCTGCATCGTCTATGACGGCCCGATCGCCGACGACCTCGAAGCCGGCATCATCGGTCAGGGTTTCCCGATCGAAGTCTTCAATGTGCTCGGCGCCGGCGATGCCTTCATGTCCGGCTTCCTGCGCGGCTTTCTGCGCGACGAGCCGCTGAAGACCTGCGCCACCTGGGCCAATGCCTGCGGCGCCTTCGCCGTTTCCCGCCTGCTCTGCTCGCCGGAATATCCGACCTGGGCGGAACTCGACTTCTTCCTGAAAAACGGCAGCAAGCATCGGGCATTGCGCAAAGACGAGGCGATCAACCATATCCATTGGGCATCGACGCGTCGCGGCGAAGTCCCGCTTCTGATGGCGCTGGCGATCGACCACCGCTCGCAGCTCGTCAGCGTTGCCGATGAACTCGGCGTCGGCCACGACAAGATCGTCGCTTTCAAACGTCTGGCGGTTGCCGCAGCGGCGCGGGTTTCGAACGGCCGCGACGGCTACGGCATGCTGATCGACGAACGTTTCGGCCGCGACGCCTTCTTCGATGCGGCGACGAAGAATTTTTCCTGGATCGGCCGGCCGGTAGAGCTGCCGGGCTCGAAGCCGCTGCGCTTCGAATTCAGCCAGGATATCGGCTCGCAGCTTGTGGAATGGCCACTCGGCCATTGCATCAAGTGCCTGTGCTTCTATCATCCCGACGACCCCGCCGAATTGAAGACGGAACAGCAGGAAAAGCTGCGCACGCTGTTCGAGGCGTCCCGCAAGGTCGGCCGCGAGTTGCTGGTGGAGATCATCGCCGGCAAGAACGGACCGCTCACCGACGACACGATTTCGACGGCGCTGGAAGAGCTCTATGCGCTCGGCATCAAGCCGGACTGGTGGAAGCTCGAGCCGCAGGCATCGACTGCAGCCTGGAAGAAGATCGATGCAGTGATCGCCAAGAATGATCCATGGTGCCGCGGTATCGTGCTGCTCGGCCTCGAGGCACCCGCCGACGAGCTGATCTCCTGCTTCGAGGCGACGCTGGCGGCCCCCTCGGTGAAGGGCTTTGCCGTCGGCCGGACGATCTTTGCCGACCCGGCGCGGGCCTGGCTTTCGGGGACAATGAACGACGAGGAGGCGATCGCCGACATGGCCGGCCGCTTCCGGCAATTGACGGAAGCCTGGCTGAAGACGCGTGGACTTCAGTAG